One window of the Labilibaculum sp. genome contains the following:
- a CDS encoding MutS-related protein, translated as MFREVVSHTSGLQFLMENLDLRSPMGRRCLLDSKMMCCEKEITAELNLVDRIVQALELNSDFIFQIQNKLAQLRDIRGSVNNLLGNLVLDDVELFEIKVFALVAQDIVELQKEGKQSFLEIQDLSQLIRLLDPQNTKIPSFYIYDNYSEELAVARKELRFAKSKNGDSELDIEVLFSKSQEIEAKVREDLCSKISLHGSGLANALQQLAHLDLLIAKAVQAKSLQLSKGEVSKENTIYRGLFNPMIKNELANQNKDYQTIDIELESSVCVITGANMAGKTVVLKTLALCQYLFQFGFFVPAASAQISIVDKVMISVGDEQSEMNGLSSFASEMLNVSRMVKDSKSHKNVLVLIDELARTTNPVEGLAIVNAVADIFYQGKIKSVITTHYSGLKSKFRKLRVKGLDKDLGANVITRKNINSYMDYSLVEDLEGEVPHEALRIASLLGIDKEIIERAQNQLASKNKL; from the coding sequence ATGTTTCGGGAAGTAGTATCACATACAAGCGGATTGCAATTTCTGATGGAGAATCTGGATTTAAGATCTCCCATGGGAAGACGTTGTCTGCTGGATTCGAAAATGATGTGCTGCGAAAAGGAAATTACTGCCGAATTGAACTTGGTGGATCGGATAGTACAAGCTTTGGAGTTGAATTCAGATTTTATTTTTCAAATTCAGAATAAATTAGCTCAGTTGCGCGATATCCGTGGAAGCGTGAATAATTTGCTTGGTAATTTGGTGCTTGATGATGTTGAACTGTTCGAAATTAAGGTGTTTGCTTTAGTGGCTCAGGATATTGTTGAACTTCAAAAAGAAGGAAAGCAGAGTTTTCTGGAAATTCAGGATCTGAGTCAATTGATTCGTTTGCTGGATCCTCAAAATACAAAAATTCCATCTTTTTACATCTACGATAATTATTCAGAGGAATTAGCTGTAGCTCGTAAAGAGTTGAGATTCGCTAAGAGTAAAAATGGAGATTCTGAATTGGATATTGAAGTTTTATTTAGCAAATCACAAGAAATTGAGGCAAAGGTTCGTGAGGATCTATGTTCTAAAATCTCCTTACACGGATCCGGTTTAGCAAATGCCTTGCAGCAATTGGCTCATTTGGATTTATTGATCGCGAAAGCTGTTCAAGCTAAAAGTTTACAGCTGAGTAAGGGAGAAGTATCTAAGGAAAATACAATATATAGGGGCTTGTTCAACCCAATGATCAAAAATGAACTGGCAAACCAGAATAAAGATTACCAGACTATAGATATTGAGCTTGAAAGTTCGGTTTGTGTAATTACAGGAGCGAATATGGCTGGGAAAACGGTGGTGTTAAAAACACTTGCTCTTTGTCAGTATTTGTTTCAGTTTGGATTTTTTGTTCCGGCCGCATCGGCACAAATCAGCATTGTAGATAAAGTTATGATATCGGTTGGCGATGAGCAATCAGAAATGAATGGCTTGTCTTCATTCGCCTCTGAAATGTTGAATGTGAGCCGTATGGTAAAAGATTCTAAAAGCCATAAAAATGTTTTGGTTTTGATTGATGAATTGGCTCGGACAACAAATCCGGTAGAAGGTTTGGCAATTGTAAATGCCGTAGCGGATATTTTTTATCAAGGAAAAATAAAAAGCGTAATCACTACACATTACAGTGGTTTAAAATCCAAGTTCAGAAAACTTCGGGTGAAAGGTCTGGACAAGGATTTGGGTGCAAATGTAATCACCCGCAAAAATATAAACAGTTATATGGATTATTCATTGGTAGAGGATCTGGAAGGGGAAGTTCCTCACGAAGCGCTTCGGATTGCTTCTTTATTGGGAATCGATAAAGAGATTATTGAAAGAGCGCAGAACCAATTAGCGAGTAAGAATAAATTATGA
- a CDS encoding lysine 5,6-aminomutase subunit alpha, giving the protein MERSKLGLDFEKVGHAKEVSKRIADEVQKFVENYSTVSVERTLCRLLGIDGVDNNEVPLPNVVVDELQEKGVLSEGVMFFLGNAVLETGLNPQEIAEKIAVGELDLTKIPVHSTEEIHKAIQPFVMKSIQVIKDRKAKRDNYIETIGEGSKPYLYVIVATGNIYEDVVQAEAAARQGADIIAVIRTTGQSLLDYVPYGATTEGFGGTVATQENFRIMRTHLDKIGEEEGKYIRLCNYCSGLCMPEIAAMGAIEGLDVMLNDALYGILFRDINMQRTIVDQYFSRLLNGFAGVIINTGEDNYLTTADAFDEAHTVLASDFINEQLALVAGLPEEQMGLGHAFEMEPGLENGFLYELGQAQMIREIFPKAPLKYMPPTKFMTGNVFKGHVQDALFNQISIWTGQGIQLLGMLTEAIHTPFMSDRYLSIENAKYIFNNMKSIGDEMEFKEGGIIRQRAAKVLDDATELVEKIEKEGLFTALEKGIFADIKRPKNGGKGLAGVVEKGSNYFNPFIELLHKK; this is encoded by the coding sequence ATGGAGAGGAGTAAACTAGGTCTTGACTTTGAGAAAGTTGGACACGCAAAAGAGGTGTCGAAGCGAATTGCAGACGAGGTTCAGAAATTCGTAGAGAACTATTCAACTGTTTCAGTTGAGAGAACTTTGTGTCGTCTTTTGGGAATCGATGGAGTTGATAACAACGAGGTGCCGTTACCAAATGTTGTTGTTGATGAATTGCAGGAAAAAGGAGTTTTGAGCGAAGGTGTAATGTTCTTTTTGGGAAATGCTGTTTTGGAAACAGGTTTAAACCCGCAGGAAATTGCAGAGAAAATCGCTGTTGGAGAATTGGATCTAACTAAGATTCCGGTTCATTCAACTGAAGAAATTCACAAGGCAATTCAACCTTTTGTAATGAAAAGTATTCAGGTGATTAAGGATCGCAAAGCGAAAAGAGATAATTACATAGAAACAATAGGTGAAGGATCAAAGCCTTATTTATATGTAATTGTGGCAACTGGTAATATCTACGAAGATGTTGTTCAGGCAGAGGCTGCAGCTCGTCAGGGTGCCGATATTATTGCTGTAATTCGTACTACCGGACAAAGTTTGCTTGACTACGTTCCTTACGGAGCAACAACCGAAGGTTTTGGTGGAACTGTGGCAACTCAAGAAAATTTCCGAATTATGCGTACTCACCTTGATAAAATTGGTGAGGAAGAAGGCAAATACATCCGTTTGTGTAACTACTGTTCTGGTTTGTGTATGCCAGAGATTGCTGCAATGGGAGCAATTGAAGGTTTGGACGTGATGTTGAACGATGCATTGTACGGTATCCTTTTCCGCGATATCAACATGCAACGTACTATTGTCGATCAGTACTTTTCAAGATTATTGAATGGTTTTGCCGGTGTAATTATTAACACCGGAGAAGATAATTACCTGACAACTGCTGATGCATTTGATGAGGCTCACACTGTGTTGGCTTCCGATTTTATTAACGAGCAGTTGGCTTTGGTAGCAGGTTTACCTGAAGAACAAATGGGGTTAGGTCACGCTTTCGAAATGGAACCGGGACTAGAGAATGGTTTCCTTTATGAGTTGGGTCAAGCTCAAATGATCCGAGAGATTTTTCCTAAGGCTCCTCTAAAATATATGCCTCCAACAAAATTCATGACCGGGAATGTATTTAAAGGCCATGTTCAGGATGCATTGTTCAATCAAATTTCAATTTGGACCGGACAAGGAATTCAGTTGCTGGGAATGCTTACTGAAGCAATTCACACACCATTCATGTCCGACAGATATCTTTCTATTGAAAACGCTAAATACATTTTCAACAACATGAAGAGTATTGGTGATGAAATGGAATTCAAAGAAGGCGGAATCATTCGTCAGCGTGCAGCAAAAGTTCTTGATGATGCAACTGAATTGGTTGAGAAAATCGAAAAAGAAGGATTGTTTACAGCACTTGAAAAAGGAATTTTTGCTGATATCAAACGTCCGAAAAACGGCGGTAAAGGTTTGGCTGGAGTTGTGGAAAAAGGAAGCAACTACTTCAATCCGTTTATTGAATTATTGCATAAAAAGTAA
- a CDS encoding OAM dimerization domain-containing protein: MSGGLYSTDSNEFDKTLDLTKIKPYGDTMNDGKTQVSFTLPVAKGDEAIEAAKQMMRKMGFENPQVVYVQELMAGFTFFNCYGNCIHTVDFTGITVPKVEATAMDMHETDDFIKENIGRPIRVLGASTGSDAHTVGIDAIMNMKGFAGHYGLERYEMMEALNMGSQVPNEEFIAKAIEFEADVLLVSQTVTQKDVHIKNLVELVELMEAEGLREKVILICGGPRISHELAKELGYDAGFGMNKYADDVASYAAQELSRRINK, encoded by the coding sequence ATGAGTGGAGGTCTTTATTCAACTGATTCCAACGAATTTGATAAAACACTTGATCTAACTAAGATCAAGCCTTACGGCGATACCATGAACGATGGTAAAACTCAGGTTAGTTTTACATTACCGGTAGCAAAAGGCGACGAGGCCATCGAAGCAGCCAAGCAAATGATGAGGAAAATGGGTTTTGAAAATCCTCAGGTTGTATATGTGCAGGAGCTAATGGCAGGATTTACATTTTTCAATTGTTATGGAAATTGTATTCATACTGTCGATTTTACAGGAATTACTGTTCCTAAAGTGGAAGCAACGGCTATGGATATGCACGAAACGGATGATTTCATTAAAGAAAACATTGGTCGTCCGATTCGTGTTTTAGGCGCCAGTACAGGTTCCGATGCGCATACTGTTGGAATCGATGCCATCATGAATATGAAAGGTTTTGCCGGACACTATGGTTTGGAGCGTTACGAAATGATGGAAGCTTTAAACATGGGAAGTCAGGTGCCAAACGAAGAGTTTATTGCGAAAGCAATAGAATTTGAAGCTGATGTTCTTTTGGTATCACAAACAGTTACTCAAAAAGATGTTCACATTAAGAATTTGGTAGAACTGGTTGAGCTAATGGAAGCTGAAGGATTGCGCGAGAAAGTAATTTTAATTTGCGGCGGACCGCGGATTTCTCATGAGTTGGCAAAAGAATTAGGTTACGATGCCGGTTTTGGAATGAATAAATATGCCGATGATGTTGCATCATACGCAGCTCAGGAATTAAGCAGAAGAATAAATAAATAG
- a CDS encoding 3-oxoacid CoA-transferase subunit B — MDKNEIREVIARRAALELHNGDVVNLGIGLPTIIPNYVPEDVNVILQSENGLLGMGVAPAEGDEDPDFVNAGGGFITCKNGASSFDSSVSFGIIRGGHVDVTILGALQVDEKGNLANWIIPGKKTPGMGGAMDLIVGAKRVILAMEHTARGSHKIMTDCNLPLTAAGQVNMIITEMGVMDIVPEGILLKEINPLFTIEQIQEATDAKLIIAEDLIEMRKN, encoded by the coding sequence ATGGATAAAAATGAAATCAGAGAGGTAATTGCCAGAAGAGCAGCTCTCGAATTACACAATGGTGATGTAGTAAATCTTGGAATCGGATTGCCAACAATTATCCCAAATTACGTTCCTGAAGATGTGAATGTGATTTTACAATCGGAGAATGGATTGTTGGGGATGGGTGTTGCTCCTGCTGAAGGAGATGAAGACCCTGATTTTGTAAATGCCGGTGGTGGATTTATTACTTGTAAAAATGGCGCCAGTAGTTTCGATAGTTCTGTTTCTTTTGGAATTATTAGAGGTGGTCATGTTGATGTTACTATTTTGGGAGCCCTTCAGGTAGACGAAAAAGGAAATTTAGCAAACTGGATTATTCCAGGCAAAAAAACTCCGGGAATGGGAGGAGCTATGGATTTGATCGTTGGAGCCAAGCGTGTAATTCTTGCCATGGAGCATACTGCACGCGGAAGTCATAAGATCATGACGGATTGTAATCTTCCATTAACTGCGGCAGGTCAGGTAAATATGATTATCACAGAAATGGGTGTTATGGATATCGTTCCGGAAGGAATTCTTTTAAAAGAGATCAATCCTTTATTTACCATTGAGCAAATTCAGGAAGCTACCGATGCAAAATTAATTATTGCTGAGGATTTAATTGAAATGAGAAAAAACTAG
- a CDS encoding acetyl-CoA C-acetyltransferase yields the protein MSKVYIVAAKRTAIGKFLGALTPVKATDLAATVIKNIIEETGVDAAKIDEVVVGNILMAGQGQGIARQASIKAGIPQEVPAYGINMICGSGMKTINLAYANIKAGEANLILAGGTENMSDAGFVMPGTVRTGHKMMDLKAVDHMVFDGLTDAFEGYHMGITAENIAAKYNLTREEQDAFSFASQQKAMAAQDKGNFKNEIVPVEIKSRRETIIFDADEFINRGTSAEKLAGLRPAFKKDGTVTAGNASGINDGAAFVLVASEEAVKEFGLTPLAEIVATGQGGVDPAIMGMGPVPAIASALKKANMKLEQMEVLELNEAFAAQSLGVVKQLCEDHAVDADFFAERCNVNGGAIALGHPIGASGTRITVSLIHEMKRTGKEFGLASLCIGGGMGTAIILKNV from the coding sequence ATGAGCAAAGTATATATTGTTGCAGCCAAGCGAACTGCAATCGGGAAATTTTTAGGAGCATTAACTCCTGTTAAAGCCACTGATTTGGCAGCCACAGTAATCAAGAACATCATTGAAGAAACCGGCGTTGACGCGGCTAAAATTGATGAGGTTGTTGTTGGTAATATCCTTATGGCTGGTCAAGGTCAGGGGATTGCCCGTCAGGCTTCCATTAAAGCAGGTATTCCTCAGGAAGTTCCTGCTTACGGAATCAACATGATTTGTGGTTCAGGTATGAAAACAATCAATTTGGCCTATGCGAACATTAAAGCCGGGGAAGCGAATTTGATACTTGCCGGAGGAACCGAAAACATGTCGGATGCTGGTTTTGTAATGCCGGGAACTGTTCGTACAGGACACAAAATGATGGATTTGAAAGCAGTTGACCACATGGTTTTTGATGGTTTAACAGATGCTTTTGAAGGATACCATATGGGAATTACGGCAGAAAACATTGCTGCTAAATATAACTTAACCCGCGAAGAGCAGGATGCTTTTTCTTTTGCTTCTCAGCAAAAAGCAATGGCCGCTCAGGATAAGGGAAATTTTAAGAATGAAATTGTTCCTGTAGAGATAAAATCCCGCAGAGAAACAATTATTTTCGATGCTGATGAATTCATTAATCGCGGAACCAGCGCTGAAAAATTAGCTGGCTTACGTCCCGCTTTTAAAAAGGATGGAACTGTAACAGCAGGCAATGCATCGGGTATAAATGATGGTGCGGCCTTTGTATTGGTTGCTTCGGAAGAGGCCGTTAAAGAATTTGGATTAACTCCTCTTGCTGAGATTGTAGCTACCGGTCAGGGTGGTGTTGATCCGGCAATTATGGGGATGGGACCTGTTCCTGCAATTGCAAGTGCATTGAAGAAAGCGAATATGAAATTGGAGCAAATGGAAGTGCTTGAATTGAATGAAGCTTTTGCGGCTCAATCATTAGGAGTGGTAAAACAATTGTGCGAAGATCATGCTGTTGATGCTGATTTCTTTGCTGAAAGATGCAATGTGAACGGAGGAGCTATCGCTTTAGGTCATCCAATTGGAGCATCAGGAACCCGTATTACCGTAAGTTTAATTCACGAAATGAAGCGTACTGGAAAAGAGTTTGGTTTGGCTTCGCTTTGTATTGGTGGCGGAATGGGTACTGCAATTATTTTGAAAAACGTGTAA
- a CDS encoding acyl-CoA dehydrogenase, which yields MDFSLTKEQELFQQMIKDFAENEVKPLAAEVDDLERFPVETVEKMAKIGIMGIPIPKQYGGAGGTNVMYSMAVEELSAVCATTGVIVSAHTSLCAAPILEHGTEAQKQKYLPKLASGEWIGAFGLTEPNAGTDAAGQQTTAVEDGDNYIINGSKIFITNAEFAHVYVILAMTDKSQGTRGITAFIIEKGTPGFSIGKKEKKMGIRGSATCELVFENCIVPKENMLGKLSKGFGIAMKTLDGGRIGIAAQALGIAQGAIDETVKYVKERKQFGRPISAFQNTQFQLADMNTKTEASRMLVRKAAYKKDAKLPYSVDAAMAKLYAAETAMEVTNKAVQLHGGYGYTREYPVERMMRDAKITEIYEGTSEVQRMVISANMLK from the coding sequence ATGGATTTTAGCTTAACAAAAGAACAGGAATTATTCCAGCAGATGATTAAGGATTTTGCTGAGAATGAAGTGAAACCTTTGGCTGCTGAAGTAGATGATTTGGAAAGATTTCCGGTTGAAACAGTTGAGAAGATGGCCAAAATTGGAATTATGGGCATTCCTATTCCAAAGCAATATGGTGGTGCAGGCGGAACAAATGTAATGTACTCGATGGCCGTTGAAGAACTGTCGGCAGTGTGTGCAACTACAGGGGTTATTGTATCGGCTCACACATCATTGTGTGCGGCTCCTATTTTGGAGCACGGAACAGAGGCACAAAAGCAAAAATACCTTCCAAAACTTGCTTCAGGAGAATGGATTGGGGCTTTTGGTTTGACTGAACCTAACGCGGGTACCGATGCCGCAGGACAACAGACAACTGCAGTCGAGGATGGTGACAATTATATCATCAACGGAAGTAAAATATTTATTACCAATGCTGAATTTGCTCACGTTTATGTGATTTTGGCGATGACTGATAAATCACAAGGTACACGTGGTATCACTGCTTTTATCATTGAAAAGGGAACTCCAGGTTTTTCTATCGGAAAAAAAGAAAAGAAAATGGGTATCCGCGGATCTGCAACCTGCGAATTGGTATTCGAAAACTGTATTGTTCCTAAGGAAAACATGTTGGGTAAATTGAGTAAAGGTTTCGGTATTGCGATGAAAACTTTGGATGGCGGACGTATTGGTATTGCCGCTCAGGCTTTGGGTATTGCGCAGGGAGCTATCGACGAAACAGTGAAATATGTGAAAGAAAGAAAGCAGTTCGGTCGACCGATTTCTGCCTTCCAAAACACACAATTTCAGTTGGCTGATATGAATACCAAAACGGAAGCGTCGCGTATGCTGGTTCGCAAAGCAGCTTACAAAAAAGATGCTAAACTTCCTTATTCGGTTGATGCTGCAATGGCTAAACTTTACGCTGCTGAAACAGCAATGGAAGTGACCAATAAGGCAGTTCAACTTCACGGTGGATATGGTTATACCAGAGAATATCCGGTGGAGCGTATGATGCGTGATGCAAAAATCACAGAAATCTACGAAGGAACATCAGAAGTTCAGAGAATGGTAATTTCAGCCAATATGTTAAAATAA
- a CDS encoding electron transfer flavoprotein subunit beta/FixA family protein, with protein sequence MKIVVCIKQVPDTTEIKIDPVTGTLIRDGVPSIMNPDDKSGLEMALQLKDEKGAHVTVITMGPPQADLILREAYAMGVDRAIHLTDRKFAGADTLATSHALAGALRKIDFDLLITGRQAIDGDTAQVGPQIAEHLDLPQVSYLEDLKFDGDKTFTMKRHIEDGYQMLEVEAPCVVTVLSSANTPRYMNVGGIVDAYQKEVEVWGFNEIEVDEKDLGLKGSPTSVHKAFARGLKPAGELYEVGTDEAVGIIIKKLKEKFILN encoded by the coding sequence ATGAAAATAGTTGTCTGTATTAAACAGGTACCGGATACAACCGAAATAAAAATTGATCCGGTAACGGGAACTTTAATCCGCGACGGTGTGCCAAGTATTATGAACCCTGATGATAAAAGTGGTTTGGAAATGGCATTGCAGTTAAAAGATGAAAAAGGAGCTCATGTTACCGTAATTACCATGGGACCTCCTCAGGCCGATTTAATTCTTCGTGAGGCTTACGCTATGGGCGTTGATCGGGCGATTCACTTAACGGATCGAAAATTTGCAGGAGCAGATACTTTGGCTACTTCGCATGCTTTGGCAGGTGCATTGCGGAAGATCGATTTTGATCTTTTGATTACAGGCCGTCAGGCGATTGATGGTGATACAGCTCAGGTAGGTCCACAAATTGCTGAACATCTGGATTTGCCTCAGGTATCTTATTTGGAAGATTTAAAATTCGACGGAGATAAGACATTCACAATGAAACGTCATATCGAAGACGGATACCAAATGCTGGAGGTAGAAGCTCCTTGTGTGGTAACCGTTCTTTCATCGGCAAACACTCCACGTTACATGAATGTTGGCGGCATTGTTGATGCCTACCAAAAAGAGGTTGAGGTTTGGGGATTCAACGAAATTGAAGTTGATGAGAAAGATTTGGGATTAAAAGGATCACCAACAAGCGTACACAAAGCATTTGCCCGTGGCTTGAAACCAGCAGGTGAACTTTACGAAGTTGGTACTGATGAGGCCGTAGGAATCATCATCAAGAAATTAAAAGAGAAATTCATTCTAAACTAG
- a CDS encoding electron transfer flavoprotein subunit alpha/FixB family protein, whose translation MKLEDYKGIYVFIEQREGIIQNVALELLGQARKLADELNDKVYAMLLGHHITDQAQSLIGRGADEVIVVDAPELKEYTTEPYTQAICQIISERKPESLFIGATTLGRDLGPRVSARVGTGLTADCTKIEIGENGEMLMTRPAFGGNLMATIVCKNHRPQMGTVRPGVLFAMDADESRTGAIVNYEVRFNAAKFRVKLLETVKEDNNLIDITEARILVSGGRGIGNKEGFEAMDALAHTLNAEVSASRAMVDAGYIGHDRQVGQTGKTVRPDLYFAFGISGAIQHVAGMEDSDLIIAVNKDKHAPIFQVSDLGIVGDAKQIIKKLTERLEKQN comes from the coding sequence ATGAAATTAGAGGATTACAAAGGTATATACGTCTTCATCGAACAACGTGAAGGTATCATTCAAAACGTAGCTTTGGAATTGTTAGGACAGGCTAGAAAGCTAGCTGATGAGTTGAACGACAAAGTGTATGCGATGCTATTGGGGCATCATATTACTGATCAGGCGCAGAGCTTAATTGGCCGTGGTGCCGATGAGGTAATTGTTGTGGATGCTCCTGAACTAAAAGAATATACTACAGAACCATATACACAGGCAATCTGCCAAATTATCAGCGAAAGAAAACCGGAATCTTTATTTATCGGGGCAACCACTTTGGGTCGTGATTTGGGTCCAAGAGTTTCGGCTCGTGTAGGCACTGGTTTAACTGCTGATTGTACCAAAATTGAGATTGGCGAAAATGGCGAAATGTTAATGACTCGTCCTGCTTTCGGAGGTAACCTTATGGCGACTATTGTTTGTAAAAACCATCGTCCGCAAATGGGAACGGTTCGTCCGGGAGTATTGTTTGCAATGGATGCTGACGAAAGTCGTACCGGAGCTATCGTGAACTACGAGGTGAGATTCAATGCAGCTAAGTTTCGTGTGAAATTGTTGGAAACTGTGAAGGAAGACAACAATCTAATCGATATTACCGAAGCCAGAATTTTGGTTTCAGGCGGACGTGGAATTGGTAATAAAGAAGGGTTTGAAGCAATGGATGCATTAGCTCATACATTGAATGCAGAAGTTTCGGCTTCCCGTGCTATGGTTGATGCCGGTTACATTGGTCACGATCGTCAGGTGGGTCAGACAGGGAAAACTGTTCGTCCCGACTTGTACTTTGCATTTGGTATTTCAGGAGCCATTCAGCATGTTGCCGGTATGGAAGATTCTGATTTGATTATTGCCGTAAACAAAGACAAACACGCACCAATTTTTCAGGTTTCCGATTTGGGTATTGTTGGCGATGCCAAACAAATCATTAAAAAGCTAACCGAGAGATTGGAAAAACAAAATTAA
- a CDS encoding ATP-grasp domain-containing protein: MNVLLIDDKGGPNLLDTIRCLRDKQQVNIFVLSPDKKAYFNTIPYSRYVKKHLCISPEKEEERVNAIASAISNWYIDAILPVKQETYLFFSKHKSRFGTCLLPPIAEWDILKTVSDKWLLSQWLDKNSFPSPKTYPATLANINLLDLPYLIKPRLDTNGYQVKLFNDNQELIKTIENPDFNSEDFVMQENIDGEDIDISLLAENGNIIAYTIQKGLVREAFSFASGIEFVDDKKLLKQTETIVSKLNWSGIAHLDFIYHKESDSYHLLDFNPRMWSTLIGSLYAGVNFPMLLLKTAKNEKIEYKGYSKTDFYLAKPALHRFRKELLGKRKLTSLKNSSLNYVIKDPLPEIAKSFEKVISIFKR, translated from the coding sequence ATGAACGTATTGCTGATTGATGATAAGGGAGGTCCTAATTTATTGGATACCATACGCTGTTTGAGAGACAAACAACAGGTAAATATCTTTGTTCTTTCGCCTGATAAAAAGGCCTATTTTAACACCATCCCCTATTCAAGATATGTAAAAAAACACCTTTGCATCAGTCCTGAGAAGGAAGAAGAAAGAGTGAATGCAATTGCATCAGCTATAAGCAACTGGTATATTGATGCCATCCTTCCGGTAAAACAAGAGACTTATTTATTCTTCTCCAAACACAAATCCAGGTTCGGGACTTGCTTGTTACCACCTATCGCCGAATGGGATATTCTGAAAACTGTTTCGGACAAGTGGCTGCTTTCGCAATGGCTGGATAAAAACTCTTTTCCAAGTCCGAAAACTTATCCGGCAACGCTCGCAAATATTAATTTACTTGACTTACCGTATCTCATCAAACCACGTCTGGACACCAATGGATATCAGGTAAAATTGTTTAACGATAACCAAGAGCTTATTAAAACAATCGAAAATCCTGATTTTAATTCCGAAGACTTTGTTATGCAGGAGAATATCGATGGAGAAGACATCGACATTAGTCTGCTGGCTGAGAATGGCAATATCATAGCTTATACCATTCAAAAAGGATTGGTTCGCGAAGCCTTTTCATTTGCTTCGGGAATAGAGTTTGTTGATGACAAGAAACTACTAAAGCAAACCGAAACAATTGTAAGCAAACTAAACTGGAGTGGAATTGCGCATCTGGATTTCATCTACCACAAAGAATCGGACTCTTATCACCTTTTGGATTTTAATCCTCGTATGTGGAGTACGCTAATAGGCTCTTTGTACGCCGGAGTCAATTTCCCGATGTTACTATTAAAAACAGCCAAAAATGAAAAGATAGAATATAAGGGCTACAGTAAAACCGACTTCTATCTTGCAAAACCAGCTTTGCACCGCTTCCGAAAAGAATTGCTCGGCAAACGAAAACTAACGAGTCTGAAAAATTCTTCGTTGAACTATGTAATAAAAGATCCGCTTCCCGAAATAGCAAAAAGCTTTGAGAAAGTCATATCTATTTTTAAAAGATAA